A stretch of Mesorhizobium sp. M2A.F.Ca.ET.046.03.2.1 DNA encodes these proteins:
- a CDS encoding DUF3606 domain-containing protein, with protein MADDKTKRDFRDRDRVSANEDYEVRYFAKQHRITPEQVRELIGEHGNDRKTLEREARKLRG; from the coding sequence ATGGCAGACGACAAGACCAAGCGCGATTTCAGGGACCGCGACCGAGTTTCGGCGAATGAGGATTACGAGGTTCGCTACTTCGCCAAACAGCATCGCATCACGCCCGAGCAGGTGCGTGAACTGATCGGCGAGCACGGCAACGACCGAAAGACGTTGGAGCGCGAGGCGAGGAAGCTTCGAGGATGA
- a CDS encoding KTSC domain-containing protein, protein MPSTSIKKTEYDPTSRILSVWFVASGKRYDFEGVPPETYAAFRSAFVKGRFFNDHIRGHFRYRRVTD, encoded by the coding sequence CAATCAAGAAAACAGAGTACGATCCAACCAGCAGGATCCTCTCTGTGTGGTTCGTGGCCAGCGGTAAGCGCTACGACTTTGAGGGCGTGCCGCCGGAGACTTACGCCGCGTTCCGGTCGGCCTTTGTCAAAGGCCGCTTTTTCAACGACCATATCCGCGGTCATTTCCGGTATCGCCGCGTTACCGATTAG